The following are encoded in a window of Alosa sapidissima isolate fAloSap1 chromosome 12, fAloSap1.pri, whole genome shotgun sequence genomic DNA:
- the LOC121678568 gene encoding 5-hydroxytryptamine receptor 3A-like, translating into MIYTHLSKCPKGNRCHRGVLVTICSLFIHALCVSPVVTLNCSAPTTQSLLAAFNTDVFIFSAVRPVNNQNTHTNISIYFTLYAILGVDEKAQILETFIWQTMMWRIESLSWDPVECGTSVITVPREKLWRPDVVINEFVDKNKAPDTYYVRVNNTGYVTDGMPVKVKSSCNLNIYTFPFDIQK; encoded by the exons ATGATTTACACACATTTATCAAAG TGTCCAAAAGGGAATCGTTGCCATAGAGGAGTACTTGTGACCATCTGTAGTCTGTTTATACATG CGTTGTGTGTGAGCCCTGTGGTGACCCTGAACTGCTCTGCACCCACCACTCAGTCCCTCCTCGCTGCCTTCAATACAGACGTCTTCATTTTCAGCGCAGTGCGTCCTGTCAACAACCAGAACACACATACTAACATCAGTATCTACTTCACCCTGTATGCCATCTTAGGCGTG GATGAAAAGGCACAAATACTAGAGACATTTATCTGGCAGACAATG ATGTGGAGGATTGAGTCTCTGAGTTGGGACCCAGTGGAGTGCGGCACTTCCGTCATCACTGTGCCCCGGGAAAAGTTGTGGAGGCCAGATGTGGTGATCAATGAATT TGTGGACAAGAACAAGGCTCCTGACACATATTACGTGCGGGTGAACAACACAGGCTACGTGACCGATGGGATGCCCGTGAAGGTGAAGAGCTCCTGCAATCTCAACATCTACACCTTCCCCTTCGACATACAGAAG